Proteins encoded by one window of Bos javanicus breed banteng chromosome 22, ARS-OSU_banteng_1.0, whole genome shotgun sequence:
- the KLHDC8B gene encoding kelch domain-containing protein 8B isoform X2, translating into MATGGDRAFAWQVFPPMPTCRVYGTVAFQDGHLLVLGGCGRAGLPLDTAETLDMASHTWVALAPLPTARAGAAAVVLGKQVLVVGGVDEGQSPVAAVEAFLADEGRWERRATLPQAAMGVATVERDGMVYALGGMGPDTAPQAQVRVYEPRRDCWLSLPSMPTPCYGASTFLHGNKIYVLGGRQGKLPVTAFEAFDLEARTWTRHPSLPSRRAFAGCAMAEGSVFSLGGLQQPGPHNFYSRPHFVNTVEMFDLEHGSWTKLPRSLRMRDKRADFVVGSLGDHVVAIGGLDLEAWRA; encoded by the exons ATGGCTACAGGAGGAGACCGGGCCTTTGCTTGGCAGGTGTTCCCACCCATGCCCACCTGCCGGGTATATGGCACAGTGGCGTTCCAGGATGGGCACCTGCTTGTGTTGGGGGGCTGTGGCCGGGCTGGACTGCCTTTGGACACTGCCGAGACATTGGATATGGCCTCGCACACGTGGGTGGCACTGGCGCCCCTGCCCACTGCCCGGGCTGGCGCGGCTGCTGTGGTACTGGGCAAGCAGGTGCTAGTGGTGGGCGGTGTGGATGAGGGCCAGAGTCCAGTAGCTGCTGTGGAGGCCTTCCTGGCTGATGAGGGCCGTTGGGAGCGTCGGGCCACTCTCCCTCAGGCTGCCATGGGGGTTGCAACTGTGGAGAGAG ATGGTATGGTGTATGCACTGGGGGGAATGGGCCCTGACACGGCCCCCCAGGCCCAGGTTCGGGTGTATGAACCCCGCCGAGACTGCTGGCTGTCACTGCCCTCGATGCCCACACCCTGCTATGGGGCCTCTACCTTCCTGCATGGAAACAAGATCTATGTCCTGG GGGGCCGCCAGGGCAAGCTCCCAGTGACTGCTTTTGAGGCCTTTGATCTGGAGGCCCGTACCTGGACCCGACACCCAAGCCTGCCCAGCCGCCGGGCCTTTGCCGGCTGTGCCATGGCCGAAGGCAGCGTCTTTAGCCTGGGTGGCCTGCAGCAGCCCGGGCCCCACAATTTCTACTCCCGCCCACACTTTGTCAACACTGTGGAGATGTTCGACCTGGAGCATG GCTCCTGGACCAAGCTGCCCCGCAGCCTGCGCATGAGGGACAAGAGAGCTGACTTTGTGGTCGGCTCGCTTGGGGACCACGTCGTGGCCATTGGGGGCCTTG
- the CCDC71 gene encoding coiled-coil domain-containing protein 71 isoform X1, translated as MYPLFGTHLGPCHPWRLGSASSWKWILFTQAWPHLHTEGNTAGFGEAVEENLGRRCQLLVCGSPDRPVVPNAMSVVVQHVEEKAVHSWSRISTAGKKALEEALLVFNPMSQDLSATEAQLVAFLQGLRDDGFQPTILRSGDVYGYSSCTANPPSQTKLQARAPTPAATSPPASAPQTAVRLPAGRATLLPMPLSGRLAKASTPGLAKHATTNLLLSSLKQSSAGRAQGAAVGFPTHLYPGVYPAMRLSVVLEALVPIKTPVACLGAKPKAQSLQLSLGDSPLKVRKGPGKRLGNAQLKAPRKATSKGSKCLAQRGPRSGPRQGAGLQSKTCKVTGSLGGPRVKDGGALGTKAAQAKAACAQAKVAQTQATATQARAKAKAVRARAKAKAARIKAREVRARAKAKAVQAKAKVARTQPRGRGRPKGSIQGRTARRSRKSRPETVGQKRKRTEEAKDLSPRKRTRLGPRSPKVQLGPGTARLLKFRAIKVDRLASDDEVRQQAQRILRVNLSPVIRLQPLPPHSAP; from the exons ATGTATCCTCTTTTCGGGACACATCTAGGCCCATGCCATCCCTGGAGGCTGGGCTCTGCTTCTTCATGGAAGTGGATTCTGTTTACACAGGCCTGGCCCCACTTGCATACAGAGGGCAACACTGCTGGCTTTGGAGAAGCTGTGGAAGAGAACTTGGGCAGAAG GTGCCAGCTGCTGGTTTGTGGATCCCCAGACAGACCTGTAGTGCCTAATGCCATGAGCGTGGTGGTGCAGCATGTGGAGGAGAAAGCTGTGCACTCCTGGTCACGGATCTCCACGGCGGGGAAGAAGGCCTTGGAGGAAGCGCTGCTTGTCTTCAACCCCATGAGCCAGGATCTCAGTGCCACTGAGGCCCAGCTTGTGGCCTTCCTGCAGGGCCTGCGGGATGATGGCTTCCAGCCTACTATCCTGCGCAGCGGCGATGTCTATGGCTATAGTTCGTGCACAGCCAACCCTCCAAGCCAGACAAAACTTCAGGCTcgtgcccccaccccagctgccACATCACCTCCAGCCAGTGCTCCCCAAACTGCCGTGCGGCTGCCTGCGGGCCGGGCCACGCTGCTCCCCATGCCACTGTCTGGCAGGCTGGCCAAAGCGTCCACCCCAGGCCTCGCCAAGCATGCTACCACCAACCTGCTGCTGAGCTCCCTGAAGCAATCAAGTGCCGGCCGTGCCCAGGGTGCGGCGGTGGGCTTTCCCACCCACCTCTACCCAGGTGTTTACCCTGCCATGCGACTCTCCGTTGTCCTTGAGGCCCTAGTTCCCATCAAAACTCCTGTGGCCTGCTTGGGTGCCAAACCCAAGGCGCAATCACTGCAGCTGTCACTTGGGGACTCCCCCCTGAAGGTGAGGAAAGGTCCAGGGAAGAGGCTGGGGAATGCCCAGCTCAAAGCTCCCAGAAAAGCCACAAGCAAGGGCTCCAAGTGTCTGGCTCAAAGAGGCCCCAGGTCTGGACCCCGACAAGGCGCTGGGCTCCAGAGCAAGACCTGCAAAGTCACTGGGTCTCTCGGTGGCCCACGAGTGAAAGATGGCGGTGCTCTGGGCACGAAAGCGGCTCAGGCCAAAGCTGCCTGTGCCCAGGCCAAGGTGGCTCAAACACAGGCCACAGCCACCCAGGCCCGGGCCAAAGCCAAGGCTGTGCGGGCCAGGGCCAAGGCTAAGGCAGCTCGGATCAAGGCCAGAGAAGTGCGGGCCAGGGCCAAGGCCAAAGCAGTGCAGGCCAAGGCAAAGGTGGCTCGGACCCAgcccaggggcaggggcaggccaAAAGGGTCTATTCAGGGCAGGACTGCAAGGAGGAGCCGGAAAAGCCGCCCTGAGACTGTGGGgcagaagaggaaaagaacagaggaaGCAAAGGACCTTTCTCCCCGCAAGAGAACACGGCTTGGGCCCCGATCCCCTAAGGTGCAGCTCGGACCTGGAACAGCAAGGCTGCTGAAGTTCAGGGCCATCAAGGTGGACAGACTGGCCTCAGATGACGAGGTGCGGCAGCAGGCTCAGCGGATCCTCCGTGTGAACCTTTCCCCTGTAATACGACTGCAGCCTTTGCCACCACACTCAGCACCCTGA
- the KLHDC8B gene encoding kelch domain-containing protein 8B isoform X1, which translates to MATGGDRAFAWQVFPPMPTCRVYGTVAFQDGHLLVLGGCGRAGLPLDTAETLDMASHTWVALAPLPTARAGAAAVVLGKQVLVVGGVDEGQSPVAAVEAFLADEGRWERRATLPQAAMGVATVERDGMVYALGGMGPDTAPQAQVRVYEPRRDCWLSLPSMPTPCYGASTFLHGNKIYVLGGRQGKLPVTAFEAFDLEARTWTRHPSLPSRRAFAGCAMAEGSVFSLGGLQQPGPHNFYSRPHFVNTVEMFDLEHGSWTKLPRSLRMRDKRADFVVGSLGDHVVAIGGLGNQPCPLGSVEGFSLARRRWEALPAMPTARCSCSSLQAGPRLFAIGGVAQGPSQAVEALCLRDGV; encoded by the exons ATGGCTACAGGAGGAGACCGGGCCTTTGCTTGGCAGGTGTTCCCACCCATGCCCACCTGCCGGGTATATGGCACAGTGGCGTTCCAGGATGGGCACCTGCTTGTGTTGGGGGGCTGTGGCCGGGCTGGACTGCCTTTGGACACTGCCGAGACATTGGATATGGCCTCGCACACGTGGGTGGCACTGGCGCCCCTGCCCACTGCCCGGGCTGGCGCGGCTGCTGTGGTACTGGGCAAGCAGGTGCTAGTGGTGGGCGGTGTGGATGAGGGCCAGAGTCCAGTAGCTGCTGTGGAGGCCTTCCTGGCTGATGAGGGCCGTTGGGAGCGTCGGGCCACTCTCCCTCAGGCTGCCATGGGGGTTGCAACTGTGGAGAGAG ATGGTATGGTGTATGCACTGGGGGGAATGGGCCCTGACACGGCCCCCCAGGCCCAGGTTCGGGTGTATGAACCCCGCCGAGACTGCTGGCTGTCACTGCCCTCGATGCCCACACCCTGCTATGGGGCCTCTACCTTCCTGCATGGAAACAAGATCTATGTCCTGG GGGGCCGCCAGGGCAAGCTCCCAGTGACTGCTTTTGAGGCCTTTGATCTGGAGGCCCGTACCTGGACCCGACACCCAAGCCTGCCCAGCCGCCGGGCCTTTGCCGGCTGTGCCATGGCCGAAGGCAGCGTCTTTAGCCTGGGTGGCCTGCAGCAGCCCGGGCCCCACAATTTCTACTCCCGCCCACACTTTGTCAACACTGTGGAGATGTTCGACCTGGAGCATG GCTCCTGGACCAAGCTGCCCCGCAGCCTGCGCATGAGGGACAAGAGAGCTGACTTTGTGGTCGGCTCGCTTGGGGACCACGTCGTGGCCATTGGGGGCCTTG GAAACCAGCCGTGTCCCCTGGGCTCTGTAGAGGGCTTCAGCCTGGCACGGCGCCGCTGGGAGGCACTGCCAGCTATGCCCACAGCCCGCTGCTCCTGTTCTAGTCTGCAGGCTGGGCCTCGGCTGTTTGCCATCGGGGGTGTGGCCCAGGGTCCCAGTCAGGCTGTGGAGGCCCTGTGTCTGCGCGATGGGGTCTGA
- the CCDC71 gene encoding coiled-coil domain-containing protein 71 isoform X2, with the protein MSVVVQHVEEKAVHSWSRISTAGKKALEEALLVFNPMSQDLSATEAQLVAFLQGLRDDGFQPTILRSGDVYGYSSCTANPPSQTKLQARAPTPAATSPPASAPQTAVRLPAGRATLLPMPLSGRLAKASTPGLAKHATTNLLLSSLKQSSAGRAQGAAVGFPTHLYPGVYPAMRLSVVLEALVPIKTPVACLGAKPKAQSLQLSLGDSPLKVRKGPGKRLGNAQLKAPRKATSKGSKCLAQRGPRSGPRQGAGLQSKTCKVTGSLGGPRVKDGGALGTKAAQAKAACAQAKVAQTQATATQARAKAKAVRARAKAKAARIKAREVRARAKAKAVQAKAKVARTQPRGRGRPKGSIQGRTARRSRKSRPETVGQKRKRTEEAKDLSPRKRTRLGPRSPKVQLGPGTARLLKFRAIKVDRLASDDEVRQQAQRILRVNLSPVIRLQPLPPHSAP; encoded by the coding sequence ATGAGCGTGGTGGTGCAGCATGTGGAGGAGAAAGCTGTGCACTCCTGGTCACGGATCTCCACGGCGGGGAAGAAGGCCTTGGAGGAAGCGCTGCTTGTCTTCAACCCCATGAGCCAGGATCTCAGTGCCACTGAGGCCCAGCTTGTGGCCTTCCTGCAGGGCCTGCGGGATGATGGCTTCCAGCCTACTATCCTGCGCAGCGGCGATGTCTATGGCTATAGTTCGTGCACAGCCAACCCTCCAAGCCAGACAAAACTTCAGGCTcgtgcccccaccccagctgccACATCACCTCCAGCCAGTGCTCCCCAAACTGCCGTGCGGCTGCCTGCGGGCCGGGCCACGCTGCTCCCCATGCCACTGTCTGGCAGGCTGGCCAAAGCGTCCACCCCAGGCCTCGCCAAGCATGCTACCACCAACCTGCTGCTGAGCTCCCTGAAGCAATCAAGTGCCGGCCGTGCCCAGGGTGCGGCGGTGGGCTTTCCCACCCACCTCTACCCAGGTGTTTACCCTGCCATGCGACTCTCCGTTGTCCTTGAGGCCCTAGTTCCCATCAAAACTCCTGTGGCCTGCTTGGGTGCCAAACCCAAGGCGCAATCACTGCAGCTGTCACTTGGGGACTCCCCCCTGAAGGTGAGGAAAGGTCCAGGGAAGAGGCTGGGGAATGCCCAGCTCAAAGCTCCCAGAAAAGCCACAAGCAAGGGCTCCAAGTGTCTGGCTCAAAGAGGCCCCAGGTCTGGACCCCGACAAGGCGCTGGGCTCCAGAGCAAGACCTGCAAAGTCACTGGGTCTCTCGGTGGCCCACGAGTGAAAGATGGCGGTGCTCTGGGCACGAAAGCGGCTCAGGCCAAAGCTGCCTGTGCCCAGGCCAAGGTGGCTCAAACACAGGCCACAGCCACCCAGGCCCGGGCCAAAGCCAAGGCTGTGCGGGCCAGGGCCAAGGCTAAGGCAGCTCGGATCAAGGCCAGAGAAGTGCGGGCCAGGGCCAAGGCCAAAGCAGTGCAGGCCAAGGCAAAGGTGGCTCGGACCCAgcccaggggcaggggcaggccaAAAGGGTCTATTCAGGGCAGGACTGCAAGGAGGAGCCGGAAAAGCCGCCCTGAGACTGTGGGgcagaagaggaaaagaacagaggaaGCAAAGGACCTTTCTCCCCGCAAGAGAACACGGCTTGGGCCCCGATCCCCTAAGGTGCAGCTCGGACCTGGAACAGCAAGGCTGCTGAAGTTCAGGGCCATCAAGGTGGACAGACTGGCCTCAGATGACGAGGTGCGGCAGCAGGCTCAGCGGATCCTCCGTGTGAACCTTTCCCCTGTAATACGACTGCAGCCTTTGCCACCACACTCAGCACCCTGA